One Defluviimonas aquaemixtae DNA window includes the following coding sequences:
- a CDS encoding DMT family transporter has product MTDHNFRLGAILMIATSFVFAMQDGISRHLAGEYNVYMVVMIRYWFFAAFVIAVASRRAGGITNAARTHFPMVQIFRGVLLAAEICVMVTAFTILGLVESHAVFACYPLLVAALSGPVLGEKVGWRRWTAIGIGFVGVLVILRPGYTVFSPAALIPLIAASMFALYGLLTRYVARGDRSAVSFFWTGVTGAVVMTAVGLFYWEPMRATDWVWMMVLCCTAVTGHWLMIRALEVAEASAIQPFAYLQLVFASALGLTVFGETLQTNVVIGAAIVVASGLFTLWRSRQKDSLPRAATPRSGPS; this is encoded by the coding sequence ATGACCGACCACAACTTCCGCCTTGGCGCTATCCTGATGATCGCCACGAGCTTCGTTTTCGCGATGCAGGACGGCATCTCGCGGCATCTTGCGGGGGAATACAACGTCTACATGGTCGTGATGATCCGCTACTGGTTCTTCGCCGCCTTCGTGATCGCGGTGGCGTCGCGCAGGGCGGGCGGAATCACGAATGCCGCGCGGACACATTTCCCGATGGTCCAGATCTTTCGCGGCGTCCTGCTTGCCGCCGAGATCTGTGTCATGGTCACGGCCTTCACGATCCTCGGCCTAGTCGAAAGCCATGCCGTGTTCGCGTGCTACCCGCTTCTCGTGGCCGCGCTGTCCGGGCCGGTCCTTGGCGAAAAGGTTGGCTGGCGGCGCTGGACAGCGATCGGGATCGGGTTCGTCGGCGTGCTGGTGATCTTGCGACCCGGCTACACCGTCTTCTCGCCCGCAGCACTCATTCCCCTCATCGCGGCCTCGATGTTCGCGCTTTACGGTCTGCTGACGCGCTACGTTGCGCGCGGCGACCGATCTGCCGTCAGCTTCTTCTGGACGGGCGTTACCGGCGCGGTGGTGATGACCGCCGTCGGCCTTTTCTATTGGGAACCGATGCGTGCCACGGACTGGGTCTGGATGATGGTGCTGTGCTGCACGGCGGTGACCGGCCACTGGCTGATGATCCGCGCGCTTGAAGTTGCTGAGGCGAGTGCCATCCAACCCTTCGCCTATCTCCAACTCGTCTTCGCGTCGGCCCTGGGATTGACGGTGTTCGGCGAAACGCTGCAGACCAACGTCGTGATCGGCGCGGCGATCGTAGTGGCGTCGGGGCTCTTCACTCTCTGGCGTTCGCGTCAGAAAGACAGCCTGCCCCGCGCCGCCACGCCGCGTTCCGGACCATCCTAG
- the mnmD gene encoding tRNA (5-methylaminomethyl-2-thiouridine)(34)-methyltransferase MnmD translates to MHTKDQIERVTWRDGAVPVSTLFEDTYFSLTDGLAETRHVFLEGNALPARFRDGFRIAELGFGTGLNLIATLIAWQTHGAAGRLSYTSFEAFPMPADDMARALAAFPEIHPEAAPLLAVWTTGARRFVLGPVDVEIIEGDARDALPDWQGRADAWFLDGFSPAKNPELWSEVVMAEVARHTTPGGTLATYTAAGFVRRGLQAAGFQIERAKGYGHKRHMTRGILGEAT, encoded by the coding sequence ATGCACACGAAGGACCAGATCGAACGGGTGACGTGGCGGGACGGCGCTGTGCCCGTCTCGACTCTATTCGAAGACACGTATTTTTCGCTCACTGACGGGCTGGCCGAGACGCGGCACGTCTTTCTGGAGGGGAATGCGCTGCCTGCGCGGTTCCGCGACGGGTTTCGTATTGCCGAGCTTGGTTTCGGCACCGGCCTGAACCTCATCGCAACGCTCATCGCGTGGCAGACCCACGGCGCGGCGGGCCGGCTCAGCTACACAAGCTTCGAAGCCTTCCCGATGCCCGCCGACGACATGGCGCGTGCGCTCGCGGCGTTTCCGGAGATTCACCCAGAGGCCGCGCCCCTTCTCGCGGTATGGACGACGGGCGCGCGACGCTTTGTGCTCGGCCCCGTGGATGTCGAGATCATCGAAGGCGACGCCCGCGACGCGCTGCCGGACTGGCAGGGACGTGCCGATGCCTGGTTCCTCGACGGCTTTTCGCCCGCGAAGAACCCCGAACTCTGGTCCGAGGTCGTCATGGCCGAGGTTGCCCGCCATACCACGCCAGGCGGAACATTGGCGACCTACACGGCGGCGGGATTTGTCCGGCGGGGCTTGCAGGCGGCAGGCTTTCAGATAGAGCGGGCGAAGGGCTACGGCCACAAGCGCCACATGACCCGCGGCATCCTCGGCGAGGCGACATGA
- a CDS encoding NAD(P)/FAD-dependent oxidoreductase, which yields MAIADVTVMGGGIFGLSIAWELTRRGASVRLVESDRIGAGSSGGIVGALAPHVPESWNPKKAFQLESLLLAEGFWGEIAAASGIDPGYARLGRWQPLADAEALQRARARAGEAAQLWQGLAEWRVVRATDDGWALNSFTGWIVEDNLTARLHPRRAGEALAAAMRKKGGKVEIGQSNSGLGPVIWATGVQGLADLSADLGRPVGSGVKGQAALLACNARNRPQIFAEGLHIVPHGDGTVAVGSTSERDFAAGTSVDDQLEELIKKARAICPVLRDAPVVERWAGVRPRAKSRAPMLGAWPDRAGHYVANGGFKIGFGMAPKVAEVMADLVLEGRDNIPKGFRVEDSL from the coding sequence ATGGCAATCGCGGATGTGACAGTGATGGGGGGCGGCATCTTCGGCCTCTCGATCGCTTGGGAGCTAACCCGTCGCGGCGCATCGGTGCGCCTAGTTGAGAGTGATCGAATCGGCGCGGGTTCCTCGGGTGGCATCGTCGGAGCGCTTGCACCGCACGTGCCTGAGAGCTGGAATCCGAAAAAGGCGTTCCAACTAGAGAGCCTGCTTTTGGCGGAAGGGTTCTGGGGCGAAATCGCTGCGGCATCCGGCATTGATCCGGGTTACGCCCGACTGGGGCGCTGGCAGCCGCTTGCGGATGCCGAGGCGTTGCAGCGGGCGCGCGCCCGGGCGGGGGAGGCAGCTCAGCTCTGGCAAGGTCTGGCAGAGTGGCGCGTAGTCCGCGCGACTGATGACGGCTGGGCACTCAATAGCTTCACGGGCTGGATCGTCGAAGACAACCTCACAGCGCGCCTTCATCCGCGCCGCGCGGGCGAGGCCCTTGCCGCTGCGATGCGTAAAAAAGGGGGCAAGGTGGAAATCGGGCAATCTAATTCCGGTTTGGGGCCTGTCATCTGGGCGACGGGTGTTCAGGGACTCGCCGATCTATCGGCCGATCTGGGGCGACCCGTCGGGAGCGGTGTGAAGGGACAGGCCGCGCTTCTTGCCTGCAACGCGCGAAATCGGCCCCAGATCTTCGCCGAAGGGCTTCACATCGTTCCGCACGGCGATGGGACAGTCGCGGTCGGCTCGACCTCAGAGCGTGACTTCGCCGCGGGAACCTCTGTGGACGATCAGCTAGAGGAGTTGATCAAGAAGGCCCGCGCCATCTGCCCTGTGCTCCGTGATGCACCGGTCGTCGAGCGCTGGGCTGGCGTCCGGCCGCGTGCGAAAAGTCGCGCGCCGATGCTCGGGGCGTGGCCCGACCGGGCGGGACATTACGTTGCCAACGGCGGCTTCAAGATCGGCTTTGGAATGGCGCCGAAAGTCGCGGAGGTCATGGCCGATCTGGTGCTGGAAGGCCGCGACAATATCCCCAAAGGATTCCGGGTGGAGGACAGCCTCTAG
- a CDS encoding NADPH-dependent FMN reductase, which yields MSRPVLFGIAGALRAGSTNRKLIREAARLFGPAEFREANLRLPLYDGDMEDAEGIPAPVAKLAAGVAASDAIVISTPEYNSMLSGVLKNALDWVSRTEGRPFEGKPVAIISAAAGRAGGARSQFSLRLALTGFRPRILTGPEVMIANSRKAFDENGHLTDERSISKLKSLMEALRVEVERLAEPV from the coding sequence ATGTCCCGACCCGTATTGTTCGGCATCGCCGGCGCACTCCGCGCCGGATCGACGAACCGCAAGCTGATCCGCGAAGCCGCGCGGCTCTTCGGACCGGCCGAGTTCCGTGAAGCGAACCTGCGCCTGCCGCTCTACGACGGGGATATGGAAGATGCCGAGGGGATTCCCGCGCCAGTCGCAAAGCTTGCCGCCGGCGTCGCCGCGTCCGATGCAATCGTGATCTCGACACCCGAATACAACAGCATGCTTTCGGGGGTTCTGAAGAACGCGCTCGACTGGGTAAGCCGGACCGAGGGCAGGCCGTTCGAGGGCAAGCCTGTCGCGATCATCTCCGCCGCGGCTGGCCGGGCAGGCGGCGCGCGGTCGCAGTTTTCGCTGCGGCTGGCGCTGACGGGGTTCCGGCCGCGGATTCTGACCGGGCCGGAGGTGATGATCGCCAATTCGCGAAAGGCGTTCGACGAGAACGGACACCTGACGGACGAGCGGTCGATCTCGAAGCTGAAGTCGCTGATGGAGGCGTTGAGGGTGGAGGTCGAGCGCTTGGCCGAGCCGGTCTAG
- a CDS encoding GNAT family N-acetyltransferase, which yields MTSAAAELNLTASRRTRQTAGIPACGRQALDGGSGRCLCGAVRYAFQGAPNWQSHCHCESCRRATASPFTSFLGVSLTSFRWTGALPAKYESSPGTQRYFCAVCGTPMAYQSPERSAEIDLYAATLDDPAAYQPTQHVHWNERLPWLQIADGLPVRRTPRRMSETDDPAPVLALVREAFAYMDGVIDPPSSVHQLTAEAMARQLREGEVWTLAEAGDPVACIFLVPEAKRLYIGKLAVAEGYRGQGLCRQLIRLAEQRAAELGVDRLELQGRVELVANHAAFAAMGFKRTGERAHPGFDRPTSLTFTKILR from the coding sequence ATGACATCCGCCGCTGCGGAGTTGAACTTGACCGCGTCACGGCGCACACGCCAGACTGCGGGTATTCCGGCATGCGGGAGACAGGCTTTGGACGGCGGATCGGGGCGGTGCCTCTGCGGTGCGGTGCGCTACGCTTTTCAGGGTGCGCCCAACTGGCAGTCCCACTGCCATTGTGAAAGCTGCCGTCGCGCGACCGCCTCGCCCTTCACGAGCTTTCTCGGTGTCAGCCTCACGTCCTTCCGCTGGACCGGCGCTCTGCCCGCCAAATACGAATCCTCGCCCGGAACCCAGCGCTACTTTTGTGCCGTATGTGGAACACCCATGGCATATCAGAGCCCTGAGCGCAGCGCAGAAATCGACCTCTACGCGGCAACGCTCGACGATCCTGCCGCCTACCAGCCGACGCAGCACGTTCACTGGAACGAACGCCTTCCCTGGCTGCAGATCGCCGACGGATTGCCGGTCCGGCGCACGCCTCGGCGGATGAGCGAGACGGACGACCCGGCGCCAGTTCTGGCTTTGGTGCGTGAGGCTTTCGCCTATATGGACGGCGTCATCGATCCGCCCTCATCCGTGCACCAACTGACGGCGGAGGCTATGGCGCGGCAGCTCCGCGAAGGGGAAGTCTGGACGCTCGCCGAGGCGGGAGATCCGGTCGCCTGTATCTTTCTAGTGCCCGAGGCTAAGCGGCTGTATATCGGCAAGCTCGCGGTGGCGGAGGGGTATCGCGGTCAGGGGCTCTGTCGGCAATTGATCAGGCTTGCCGAACAGCGCGCGGCCGAACTCGGTGTCGACCGGCTGGAGTTGCAGGGCCGGGTGGAGCTTGTCGCAAACCACGCCGCCTTCGCAGCGATGGGGTTCAAAAGGACCGGCGAACGCGCGCATCCGGGTTTTGACCGGCCAACATCCTTAACATTCACGAAAATCCTGCGTTGA
- a CDS encoding chromosome segregation SMC family protein: MRFTRLRLNGFKSFVDPTDLLIHDGLTGVVGPNGCGKSNLLEALRWVMGENRPTAMRGGGMEDVIFAGAATRPARNFAEVSITIDNTERLAPSGFNDQDQLEIVRRITRDAGSAYKANTKDVRARDVQMLFADASTGSHSPALVRQGQIAELINAKPKNRRRILEEAAGISGLYQRRHEAELKLNATELNLARVEDVVEQLASQLTQLARQARQAARYREIGEELRRAEGMLLYRRWREADQARATAEADLTERTKLAAQAETAARSAAKTRGAREEALPPLREEEAVAAAVLQRLQVSRDTLNDQEARALQTIETLKGRIEQLSRDMEREAGLNRDAGETIERLDWEQAEIAKAAEGHESRLADALDAAQEAARILSDREAALSELTEDVARLSARHQSAHRLLTDSRATLDKNETEAGRANMAATEAEAALTKASDDLSAAQAAQTGAQKAAEEAEAALAAADEARTDAQSREAEARAARSETEGEAGALKAEAGALMKLVEREAASGSQILDRVEVKKGYEKALGAALADDLRAPEVGPGAVSGWAVLPGYPQGQTLPDGVSALSNHVTVPEVLARRIGQIGLVDRTDGAQLQPLLKPGQRLVSQEGDLWRWDGFRAGAEDAPTAAALRLQQLNRLVELKDDLEQVQARADGAKQAHEHLTRLLAESTEADRAAREARREADRRMAEASRALSKAEADRSIAAGKLESARLAVARHEEEALSARGQLKEAEAAVNALPDLDTARGEVEDVKLTVEAARMTMLAKRSAHDEVRREGEARTRRRQEIAKEVSGWRHRLETAEKRSAELAERKEASEAELEEASAAPAEIAVKREELAEAIDKAEMRRRAAADRLAEAETALRKATDTEREAERAASEAREARARAEARADAARESVAAAAERIRDETEREPAALLQSLDADPEKMPTAEALDNDVQRLRRQRDALGAVNLRAEEDAKEVQEEHDNLVVEMADLEEAIKKLRSGIAGLNREGRERLLTAFEQVNSNFRLLFTHLFGGGEANLVLVESDDPLEAGLEIMCQPPGKKLSTLSLLSGGEQTLTALALIFAVFLANPAPICVLDEVDAPLDDANVTRFCDLLDEMTRRTDTRFLIITHHAVTMARMDRLFGVTMAEQGVSQLVSVDLKKAEALVA; this comes from the coding sequence GTGCGTTTCACGCGGCTCAGACTGAACGGCTTCAAAAGCTTCGTGGACCCGACGGATCTATTGATCCACGACGGGCTGACGGGAGTCGTGGGTCCGAACGGGTGCGGCAAGTCGAACCTTCTTGAGGCCCTGCGCTGGGTGATGGGCGAAAATCGCCCGACCGCGATGCGCGGTGGCGGCATGGAGGACGTGATCTTCGCGGGCGCCGCCACCCGCCCCGCGCGAAACTTCGCCGAAGTGTCGATCACGATCGACAATACAGAACGCCTCGCGCCGTCGGGGTTCAATGATCAGGATCAACTCGAAATTGTGCGCCGGATCACGCGCGACGCGGGATCGGCCTACAAGGCCAACACCAAGGATGTGCGGGCGCGCGACGTGCAGATGCTGTTCGCCGACGCCTCGACTGGCTCGCATTCGCCCGCGCTTGTGCGGCAGGGCCAGATCGCGGAACTGATCAATGCGAAGCCGAAGAACCGTCGCCGCATCCTCGAAGAGGCGGCCGGCATTTCAGGACTCTACCAGCGCCGTCATGAGGCGGAGCTGAAGCTGAACGCGACCGAGCTGAACCTCGCGCGGGTCGAGGATGTCGTGGAGCAGCTCGCGAGCCAGCTCACTCAACTCGCCCGGCAGGCGCGGCAGGCCGCGCGCTACCGCGAGATCGGCGAGGAACTGCGGCGGGCCGAGGGGATGCTGCTCTACCGCCGCTGGCGCGAGGCAGATCAGGCGCGCGCCACCGCCGAAGCCGACCTGACCGAGCGGACCAAGCTTGCCGCCCAGGCCGAGACCGCGGCCCGGTCGGCGGCCAAGACGCGGGGCGCGCGCGAGGAAGCCCTGCCGCCCCTCCGCGAGGAAGAGGCCGTGGCGGCGGCGGTTCTCCAGCGGCTTCAGGTCAGCCGTGACACTCTCAATGATCAGGAAGCCCGCGCGCTCCAGACCATCGAGACGCTGAAGGGCCGGATCGAGCAGCTTTCCCGCGACATGGAGCGCGAAGCGGGGCTGAACCGCGACGCTGGCGAAACCATCGAGCGGCTCGATTGGGAGCAAGCCGAGATCGCGAAGGCGGCGGAAGGCCATGAATCGCGCCTCGCCGATGCTCTGGACGCCGCGCAGGAGGCCGCGCGCATCCTCTCCGACCGCGAGGCTGCGCTGTCCGAACTGACCGAGGACGTTGCGCGCCTTTCCGCCCGGCACCAGTCCGCGCACCGGTTGCTCACAGACAGCCGCGCCACGCTGGACAAGAACGAGACCGAGGCCGGGCGCGCCAATATGGCTGCGACCGAGGCGGAGGCGGCGCTGACCAAGGCGTCCGACGATCTCTCTGCCGCGCAGGCCGCACAGACCGGGGCGCAGAAGGCCGCCGAAGAGGCGGAAGCCGCGCTCGCAGCCGCCGACGAGGCGCGGACCGACGCGCAGTCAAGGGAAGCCGAGGCGCGGGCGGCGCGCTCGGAGACCGAGGGCGAGGCGGGCGCGCTCAAGGCCGAGGCGGGCGCACTTATGAAGCTGGTGGAGCGTGAGGCGGCGTCCGGCAGCCAGATTCTTGACCGAGTCGAGGTGAAGAAAGGCTACGAGAAGGCGCTCGGCGCCGCGCTCGCCGACGACTTGCGCGCGCCCGAGGTCGGCCCCGGGGCCGTCTCGGGCTGGGCTGTCCTGCCCGGCTATCCGCAGGGCCAGACCCTGCCCGACGGCGTTTCGGCACTGTCGAACCATGTCACCGTGCCCGAAGTCCTCGCCCGCCGGATCGGCCAGATCGGGCTCGTGGACAGGACCGATGGCGCGCAGCTGCAGCCGCTGCTGAAACCGGGTCAGCGGCTCGTGTCGCAGGAAGGCGATCTCTGGCGCTGGGACGGCTTCCGGGCAGGCGCGGAGGACGCGCCGACTGCAGCGGCCCTACGCCTTCAGCAGCTCAACCGTCTGGTCGAGCTCAAGGACGACCTCGAACAGGTCCAAGCGCGAGCGGATGGTGCGAAACAGGCGCATGAGCATCTGACCAGACTCTTGGCCGAGTCAACGGAGGCCGACCGCGCCGCGCGCGAGGCCCGCCGCGAGGCGGACAGGCGCATGGCGGAAGCGTCGCGCGCGCTGTCCAAGGCCGAAGCGGATCGCTCGATCGCCGCCGGCAAGCTGGAAAGCGCACGTCTCGCCGTGGCGCGGCATGAGGAAGAGGCCCTGTCCGCCCGTGGCCAGCTCAAGGAGGCGGAGGCTGCGGTCAACGCGCTGCCCGATCTCGACACCGCGCGCGGCGAGGTCGAAGACGTTAAGCTGACCGTCGAGGCGGCGCGGATGACCATGCTTGCCAAGCGCTCTGCCCATGACGAGGTCCGACGCGAAGGCGAGGCGCGGACCAGGCGGCGCCAGGAGATAGCCAAGGAAGTCTCGGGCTGGCGGCATCGCCTCGAGACAGCCGAGAAGCGCAGCGCCGAGCTTGCAGAGCGCAAGGAGGCGAGCGAGGCGGAATTGGAGGAGGCGTCCGCCGCGCCCGCAGAGATCGCGGTCAAGCGGGAGGAACTCGCTGAGGCGATCGACAAGGCGGAAATGCGCCGCCGCGCCGCCGCAGACCGGCTCGCAGAGGCAGAGACGGCGCTCCGCAAGGCCACTGACACCGAACGCGAGGCCGAACGTGCCGCCTCAGAGGCGCGCGAGGCGCGCGCCCGGGCCGAGGCCCGTGCCGATGCGGCGCGCGAAAGCGTAGCAGCCGCCGCCGAACGCATCCGCGACGAGACGGAGCGGGAGCCGGCAGCTCTGCTGCAAAGCCTTGACGCCGATCCCGAGAAGATGCCCACCGCCGAAGCGCTCGACAACGACGTCCAGCGCCTGCGCCGGCAGCGCGACGCCTTGGGCGCGGTGAACCTGCGCGCCGAGGAGGACGCCAAGGAGGTACAGGAGGAGCACGACAATCTTGTCGTCGAGATGGCTGACCTCGAAGAGGCGATCAAGAAGCTTCGTTCAGGCATCGCCGGGTTGAACCGCGAGGGGCGCGAACGCCTGCTGACCGCGTTCGAGCAGGTGAACAGCAACTTCCGGCTGCTTTTCACCCACCTCTTCGGCGGCGGCGAAGCAAACCTCGTTCTGGTGGAAAGCGACGACCCGCTTGAGGCCGGCCTTGAGATCATGTGCCAGCCGCCGGGCAAGAAGCTCTCGACACTCTCGCTCCTGTCGGGCGGGGAGCAGACCCTGACGGCGCTCGCGCTGATCTTCGCGGTCTTCCTTGCGAATCCCGCGCCGATCTGCGTGCTCGACGAGGTCGACGCGCCCTTGGACGATGCCAACGTCACCCGCTTCTGCGACTTGCTGGACGAGATGACGCGGCGCACAGACACTCGCTTCCTGATTATCACCCACCACGCGGTGACGATGGCGCGCATGGACCGGCTGTTCGGGGTTACGATGGCCGAACAGGGCGTGAGCCAGCTTGTCAGCGTCGATCTGAAGAAGGCCGAGGCGCTGGTCGCCTGA
- the dgcA gene encoding N-acetyl-D-Glu racemase DgcA: MTIEVATDDFPLAEPFTIARGSRTKARVLTVTVRQDGVVGRGECVPYARYGESTESVAVLIAGLPADVTRERLQDLLPAGAARNAVDCALWDIEAKKLGRRVWDIAGLPVPVPLTTAFTLSLDTPERMRAAAGRQAHRPILKIKLGADGDMARLEAVRQGAPASRIIVDANEGWTAEAYAELAPHLTALGVALVEQPLPAGADDALGDIPRPVPVCADESCHDCASLAGLRGKYDLVNIKLDKTGGLTEALALRDAARAEGFGVMVGCMVGSSLAMAPAVLVAQGAEVVDLDGPLLLARDRANALRYDDSLLHPPEAALWG; encoded by the coding sequence ATGACAATCGAAGTCGCGACGGACGATTTTCCACTCGCCGAACCCTTCACGATTGCCCGCGGCTCGCGCACAAAGGCGCGCGTGCTCACCGTCACGGTGCGGCAGGACGGCGTTGTCGGACGGGGCGAATGCGTCCCCTATGCGCGCTATGGTGAAAGCACCGAGAGCGTGGCCGTTCTGATCGCCGGACTTCCCGCCGACGTTACCCGCGAACGGCTCCAAGACCTGCTGCCTGCCGGCGCAGCGCGCAACGCGGTCGATTGCGCGCTTTGGGATATCGAGGCGAAGAAGCTGGGTCGCCGCGTCTGGGATATCGCCGGTTTGCCCGTGCCAGTTCCCCTGACGACCGCGTTCACGCTTTCGCTCGACACGCCCGAGCGCATGCGTGCGGCGGCAGGGCGTCAGGCGCACCGCCCGATCCTGAAGATCAAGCTTGGGGCCGACGGCGACATGGCGCGGCTCGAGGCCGTGCGACAGGGCGCGCCAGCGTCGCGCATCATCGTTGATGCGAACGAAGGCTGGACGGCGGAAGCCTATGCCGAGCTTGCGCCGCATCTTACAGCGCTTGGCGTCGCGCTGGTCGAACAGCCGCTTCCGGCGGGCGCGGACGACGCGTTGGGGGACATCCCGCGCCCCGTGCCCGTTTGCGCCGACGAAAGCTGTCACGACTGCGCCTCGCTTGCAGGCCTCCGCGGCAAATACGACCTCGTCAACATCAAGCTCGACAAGACGGGCGGGCTGACCGAAGCTCTGGCGCTTCGCGATGCAGCGCGGGCGGAGGGATTCGGCGTGATGGTCGGCTGCATGGTCGGCTCGTCACTCGCGATGGCGCCGGCGGTGCTGGTCGCTCAGGGGGCCGAGGTCGTCGACCTCGACGGCCCGCTCCTCCTGGCGCGCGACCGGGCCAATGCGCTGCGTTACGACGATTCGCTTCTCCACCCGCCCGAGGCGGCGCTTTGGGGTTGA
- a CDS encoding D-amino-acid transaminase has translation MSRIVYVNGEYVSEEEAKISVFDRGFLMADAVYEVTSVLDGKLIDFDGHAARLARSLAELDMASPVSHEELLAIHREMVARNGIEDGLIYLQVTRGNPGDRDFVFPDPEKVRPGIVLFTQSKPGLADNPAAQVGMKVISIPDIRWGRRDIKTVQLLYPSMGKMMAKKAGCDDAWFVEEDGVVTEGTSNNAYIVKGSKIITRHLSEDILHGITRAAVLRIAKEAQMAVEERAFTVEEAKCADEAFVTSASAFVMPVVEIDGAMLGQGKPGPVAKRMREIYLEESRKAAI, from the coding sequence ATGAGCCGCATCGTCTACGTGAACGGAGAATACGTCTCCGAAGAGGAGGCGAAGATCTCCGTCTTTGACCGCGGATTTCTCATGGCTGACGCGGTCTATGAGGTGACGAGCGTGCTCGACGGCAAACTCATCGACTTCGACGGGCATGCGGCGCGGCTGGCGCGGTCGCTCGCTGAACTGGACATGGCTAGCCCGGTGAGCCACGAGGAGTTGCTGGCGATCCATCGCGAAATGGTCGCGCGGAACGGGATCGAGGATGGGCTCATCTATCTTCAGGTCACGCGCGGCAATCCGGGCGATCGGGACTTCGTGTTCCCCGATCCGGAAAAGGTGAGGCCGGGCATCGTCCTTTTCACCCAATCGAAGCCGGGTCTGGCCGACAATCCGGCAGCGCAGGTTGGAATGAAGGTGATCTCCATTCCGGACATCCGCTGGGGGCGGCGTGACATCAAAACGGTGCAGCTTCTCTACCCCTCGATGGGCAAGATGATGGCCAAGAAGGCGGGCTGCGATGATGCCTGGTTCGTCGAGGAAGATGGCGTAGTGACCGAAGGCACGTCCAACAACGCCTACATCGTGAAGGGCAGCAAGATCATCACCCGGCACCTGTCGGAGGACATCCTTCACGGCATCACGCGCGCCGCCGTGCTGCGCATCGCCAAGGAGGCGCAGATGGCGGTCGAGGAACGCGCCTTCACGGTCGAGGAGGCAAAGTGCGCGGACGAAGCCTTCGTGACCTCCGCTTCGGCCTTTGTGATGCCGGTCGTGGAAATCGACGGCGCGATGCTCGGACAAGGGAAGCCGGGGCCGGTCGCGAAGCGGATGCGGGAAATCTATCTCGAGGAAAGCCGAAAGGCCGCGATATGA
- the trhA gene encoding PAQR family membrane homeostasis protein TrhA codes for MPLLDQRSDYSRAERVSDAVIHASGLAVVLIAVPILIAVTAVLRGDFTAMFAISVYGTALFAMILFSALYNLIPHPGWAGLLKRLDHSAIYVKIAGTYTPFTLLSGQGGWLLAGVWGAALAGVGIKIVAPDRFRMASLALYLGIGWAGVMAGGAFFATLSTPVIALIAVGGLLYTAGVAFYLFERLPFHYTIWHVCVLAASLVFYAAVTVQVVQSA; via the coding sequence ATGCCGCTGCTTGACCAAAGGTCCGACTATTCCCGCGCCGAGCGTGTCTCAGACGCGGTGATCCATGCGTCGGGCCTGGCGGTAGTGCTGATCGCGGTTCCGATCCTGATCGCGGTCACGGCCGTCCTGCGCGGCGATTTCACCGCGATGTTTGCAATATCGGTCTATGGCACGGCGCTTTTCGCGATGATCCTCTTCTCCGCGTTGTACAACCTGATCCCACATCCGGGCTGGGCGGGGCTTCTGAAGCGGCTCGACCATTCGGCCATCTACGTGAAGATCGCGGGCACCTACACGCCCTTCACGCTTCTGTCGGGCCAGGGCGGCTGGCTCTTGGCGGGCGTCTGGGGTGCTGCGCTCGCTGGGGTCGGGATCAAGATCGTCGCGCCAGATCGTTTCCGCATGGCTAGCCTGGCGCTCTATCTCGGCATAGGCTGGGCCGGTGTCATGGCTGGGGGCGCGTTCTTCGCAACGCTCTCCACACCGGTGATCGCGCTGATTGCGGTGGGTGGCCTTCTTTATACTGCCGGCGTCGCCTTCTACCTGTTCGAGAGGTTGCCGTTCCACTACACGATCTGGCACGTCTGCGTGCTTGCGGCGAGCCTCGTCTTTTACGCAGCGGTCACCGTGCAGGTTGTCCAAAGCGCGTGA